The genomic interval tcaaacacacacacacacacacacacacacacacacactcactcacacactcactcacacacattctcacacacactcactcacacacactcactcacacacacacacacggacacacacactcactcactcacacacacggacacacacactcactcacacccacacacactcacacacacacacactcactcacacacactcactcactcactcactcactcacacacactcactcacacacacacacacacacacactcacacacacacacacactcactcactcactcactcactcacacacactcactctcacacacacacacacacacacacacacacacagttggttCGTGGGTGATAAACCTCTGAGCAGCCGCAgcttttacaaaacgtgtgtgAGAATCGTCCAATGAAAACGCTCAGAATGTTCTATTTAAACAACAAGTCCCGGTCACCGTGAGTGTTTCACCTGAACATATTCATCCGCGCGACAATAAACACAAGACTGTtttacacattattattattattattattatttactaaCCGTCAATAACGATCTGTGACGTCATTCACCATCAGAGGAAGTCGATTGTTTTATAGAGTAAAGACTCGTTTCACTGACCCGGAATGTTCCAAACACAATGTAGAAAAACgtttattcatattcaaatacaaGAGTACAAGCATCaaaatacaattgaattaattaaaataagacTTATATTAACTATGATGCATTCATGAGTACATCACTAACAAGTCTGTTGGTGAAGGTGGAcgtcattttttcatttctttgtattGATGTgataatttaatgtttttatataaaaatacatcactGAATGAAATAAGAACAATAAGAGACACGTGTAGTAAGAATTTACATTTTGAAGCCATGACTTATAGTTACTTATAACTTATATAAACTATAgtccactattaatattcacgtcaattctttatatttattattcttattctctatatttttgcaattcgtatattcgtatatttgtttgtgtagatattgtatatatgttgtgtgcttgggataaataaagtatctatctatctataagaAGATAGAAGATGTTTGTGACCGGATGATGTGTTTTCATATAAATGAAGTTTCATGACAGATTTTCTCTCGTTTCCTTCAGAAGTCGAGTGAACTGAACCTCGTGGAGAATCTGGCGAGTGTCTAGTTTCTCGAGCGGACGTGTTCGCGGCCGTGGAacgttcactgtgtgtgtgtgtgtgtgtgtgtgtgtgtgtgtgtgtgtgtgtgtgtgtgtgtctcagtgagtgtgtgtgtgtatgttgatgTCGACCGACTGAGACCGACGGTAACACGAACGGGAGTTGACGAAAAGAACCGCTCCGGTTGAACCTCGACCCGCTCGCGTCCTTTCCTCCGGACCCGTGACCCGTCCCGTCCCGACCCGTCCCGACGCGACCCGACCGGGCCGGTCCGACACGATGAGCCAGCCTCGGCCGGACGAGTTCCAGCCTCCTCCCGAGTGCCCGGTGTTCGAGCCCAGCTGGGAGGAATTTGAAGACCCGTTCGCTTTCATTAATAAAATCCGTCCCATCGCAGAGAAAACCGGCATCTGCAAAGTGCGACCGCCTCCGGTGAGTGAGTCCGGAGCCGCCGGACGCGTCGCGGCCGCGGGTCGTTGTCCGTGACTCGGTGGAGACGCACCGGGGCTTTAAAGGGACACTTCAACATGGCGGATCCGCGGCTCGTTCTTTGTGCCGCCGCCGCGAGACAGCGCTCGTGTGCGGTCGTTCACGCCGAGTTCTGTCGGTGCCGCTCGGAGCCCGGTGTCAGTACCGGGGACGAGTCGGTGTGTTGGACGCGGATTAAAGTCGCGGTTCACCGTGTGTCAACAAAGCCCCGGTGCTCCGGTCATTGAGCTGCTAGCTGCTGTGCTAACtagcagctaacagctaacagctaagagctaacagctaacagctaacagctaacagctcaACCTGTCACCGCGCTGACAAGGATGCGGAAGAAGATTgtgtttctgatgtttctaatgttaaCATTTCTTTCAGCTTCTGTCCTTAACTGTCCGGACAGAATTTAGTTATGGATTATTATGTGTCTGAGCATCATGATGCAGTTGGGTCCCTCGGTTGCGTGTTTGAcagattcagtgtgtgtgtgtgtgtgtgtgtttcagtgtgtgtgtgagtgtgagtgtgattcagtgtgtgtttgtgattcataagtgtgtgtgtgtgtgtgtgtgtgatccatcACTTCTCGGTCAAACGACtgaagcagtgtttttatttaacgagcttcattttaaaaagatgaaaatccTTCTCATCTTTGTTTGGGTCAAAtatcagtttgttgttgttgttacacaACATTGTTATTGAAGATGATtctgtatgtgcgtgtgtgaacagtagaattgtgtgtgtgtgtgcgcgtgtgcctACAgtatgattctgtgtgtgtgtgtgtgtgtgtgtgtgtgtgtgcacagtatgattctgtgtgtgtgtgtgtgtgtgtgtgtgtgtgcacagtatgattctgtgtgtgtgtgtgtgcgcgcgtgtgtggaGAGcatgattctgtgtgtgtgtgtgtgcgtgtgcgtacgtatggtttgattctgtgtgtgtgtgtgtgtgtgtgtacagtatgattttgtgtgtgtgtgtatgtgtgtgtacacagtatgatactgtgtgtgtgtgtgtacacagtatgattctgtgtgtgtgtatgtgtgtgtgtgtgtgtacacagtatgattgtgtgtgtgtgtgtgtgtgtgtgtgtgtgtgtgtgtgtgtgtgtgtgtgtgtgtgtgtgtgtgtgtgtgcgcgcgcgtgtgtgtacacagtatgattctgtgtgtgtgtgtgtgtgtgtgtgtacacagtatgattgtgtgtgtgtgtgtgtgtctgtgtgtgtgtgtgtgtgtgtgtgtgtgtgtctgtctgtctgtctgtgtgtgtgtgtgtacacagtatgattgtgtgtgtgtgtgtgtctgtctgtctgtctgtctgtctgtgtgtctgtgtgtgtgtgtatacacagtATGATGTTGGGTGTTGTCCTCTGTGTTGGCACTGTGGTGAGCTGGTGTCTGAATCTTCCAGTGGGGGGTGTTGTCTTCCAGTGGGGGGTGTTGtcttccggggggggggggtgttgtccACTGACTCAAACAAGaactttgtttctgttgctgtgtaatattgttttgttattaaacATATTGAGTATTGTGTTGTGATGTCAACATGTTGTGATTAGCTTTGTTTGTCGACCTAGTTTCAGTTGAGTTCAACTGTCTGTGGGTGAATAATAGATTTTTGAAGTCTGACAAGGAGAAAGAAACATGTGACTTATTGGTTCTTTAACAAAAATCATACTCTCATtatctacgtgtgtgtgtgtgtgtgtgtgtgtgtgtgtgtgtgtgtgtgtgtgtgtgtgtgtgtgtgtgtgtgtgtgtgtgtgtgtgtgtgtgtgtgtgtgtgtgtgtgtgtgtgtgtgtgtgtgtgtgtgtgtgtgtgtgtgtgtgtgtgtgtgttttttcaggggTGGCAGCCGCCGTTCGCTTGTGATGTGGACAGACTTCACTTTGTTCCCCGGATCCAGAGGCTCAACGAGCTGGAGGTGAGTGTCAAGGCCACTcgtattataataataataatataattaataatcatGTCTTTTAATAGTTTTATTACTCACCACAACCTATTTATTTAGACAGATGATTCTGGGACTTAATCTGTCCAGACTtcaaggggcagtgagcgattttaatACGATACACTATTTGTAGAAATAAGAGAGTATTTCCTCGCGGTCGCTCGCTGTcgttctgtgtttgtgaacatattaatatttgacTGTTGTCTTTTGTCTCGTTCCAGGCGCAGACCAGAGTTAAGCTCAACTTCTTGGACCAGATTGCCAAATTTTGGGATCTGCAGGGATGTGCCCTGAAGATCCCTCACGTGGAGCGGAAGATCCTGGACCTTTATAAGCTAAATAAGGTTGATGACTGACATCACGACACGTTGTTtccatatatattttacaacttGAATGTAACTCTCGACTGTGGTTCCAGCTGGTAGCGGACGAGGGGGGATTCGACCTTGTGTGCCAGGACCGGCGCTGGACCAAGATCGCGGTCCAGATGGGCTTCGCCCCGGGGAAGGCAATCGGCTCTCACCTGCGAGGACATTACGAGAGAATCCTCTATCCATACAATCTGTTTCAGAGCGGAGCAAACCTGCTGGTGAGTCGAGTCACACTCCATCTTCACCCGTCTGTGAAATCAGTCTCCACCCGCCTCCATTGCTCCGGACTCGTGGAGCAGTAATGTTAACGTCGCCATGGCGACACACTCTCTGTACAAAGACGTAGTTCACATGTGACTGACGGGCGGAAGGAGAAGTAGTTCCTATCAGCTGGTcactttgtactgtacatttaaatatcaatgtTTTAATACGAGTTAGTCCTAGAagtattaatatttcaatatcaatccaCAGAAACctctgtgtatgaagtgcaacatgataactacagtcacaatgtaatatgttgaaatgatttatttacataataatatttacttatataaaataacttataatattaatttaaataataatatgtacTTAATAAACATCTATCTGTTTGTACCTGGATGTTAAaccattttatatttattactgccaatatttaaaatataacaattcaaattcaaacacaaatgtattattctatgacatttacattttcattcgaATTATGTTAATCTCTTGAAGATGAATGTAGACATATGGATGTTTGATGATATCTGTTATTAACCGTCAGAGCTGTGATCTGACTGATCCGCTGTGTGAATTCATCGTTTGGTGTCTCGTCGTGTCGCACGTTAATATTCCATATGATCAGAGAGCTTGTCCAGGTCAGTTTTTGGTCGAGGCCTCGTCGCTCTAAATCGCTCTCTCTCGCCTCAGGCACCAGACACAGTTTCCAAACTGATGCGTTTGGACTCTGATGGTGAACGTGACGAGGTACGTTTGTGTCCCGGTGACGAACCTGACAACAACACGCATGTtccatcagtcagtcagcagcTGAACAGCATCACTTATTATATTGTAGGAGAttctgttttcttctgtcctctttAAATTATTAATCTACAAACTCAGAGGTAAATGGTGAACGTGTGCTGTTTCTTTCTGCATGTTCCTCCTCAGTGTCACTCACCACTTCCTTTTATTGGCCTTAAgggggcagtacgcgattctGGAGAGATCgtttctctccttgttgttgtcgtggcGTTGTCACTGCTCGGACACGCAAACTCGCGACCTCCGTTGCGTGAAACCGAGCACTAACTGACCACGAGGCCGACGAGTCAAGCGCCGACGGCTCACGGACCGCGAGGAAACATCGCAGATTATTACAAAACGTGTTtgaatcgctcactgcccctttaaactgTTAATACCAACTTTTGTCTTTAGGGTTTGTAGGGTTtattctgcagctgctgatattttcatatttattttatgatcaCGTATGATTTATAACTGGAACTCTTCTTGCTCCGTACTGACGACAGTACATTGTCTACAGAACATTCCTTTCATTTCTTACTGATCGCTGCTTTTCAGTGGACTGGTATTTCCAGTCAGGCACACAAAAGATGATTATTAATATCTGACGAGTGTGTTTTAACCGCCATGTTTTTTCCCTCAGTGTGTTCAGAAACCGGTCCAGTCGGTGCAGAGCCCGAACACTAAGGCCCAGAGGCCGCCGGCCCCGACGCCCGTCACCTGCCCAGCCGCTCGCAGAGCGAAGCGCATGAAGTGTGAggttggtgatgatgatgagagcgACACACACCGGATCAGAACCGAGACTCTAGTGACACAAACCGGATCAGAACCGAGACGCTagtgaaacactcacacaccggATCAGAACTGAGACtctagtgacacacacacaccggatcAGAACCAAGACTTGATGCCTCACTTCTCTTCCTCAGGACGTCTGTGTGAAGACGGAACCGAGTGAGCTCGGCGAGAACCGGCCCAACCTGAGGCGCAGGATGGGTTCTTTTGTTGCCaagtcagaaccaggtcagacTCCATGTCCCAGTGACAACATTAATCACTGacatcatttacagtatttacagtaacaCTTAACATTTAAGGAATAAGGTGTAATCTTGAGCTACATGATCCCAAATGTTTCATGTCAGTTTCATTTGTCAAAGTTGACGTtttaatggaaatatttaaCTGTGCATTTCAACCTGATGAAGGATTTTAATCAtcagaagagaaagagacacatgAAACACTCACAGGTCCGTTTGTTCCGTGGTGATgactacaactcccatgatcCCAAGTTATTGTTTGGATTAAAGGGCTCATAACAAACATGTTCATAACAACTGTAACATGTCGAATATGAGCtgactgtatttactgtattcactgtgaaatgtgttttgcagaGAAGGAGATTCTGATCCCGGTGAAACAGGAACCAGTTGAAATTAAAGAACCAGTAATTGAAGCTGACAAATTCAAGTCCCGGTACAAGAAGTTCCTTCCTCCAGTTCCTCCCAGTCCAGTGAGTAGAGACGTGATTTCACGTTGTTTTGCAGGTggacctggtcgtgtgtcagttAGAATCAGgtgtctgttgttgtgcaggtggacctggtcgtgtgtcagttAGAATCAGGCGTCTGTTGTTTTGCAGGTGGACCTGGTCGTGTCTCAGTTAGAATCAGGCGTCTGTTGTTTTGCAGGTGGACCTGGTCGTGTCTCAGTTAGAATcaggtgtttgttgttttgcaggtggacctggtcgtgtgtcagttAGAATcaggtgtttgttgttttgcaggtggacctggtcgtgtgtcagttAGAATcaggtgtttgttgttttgcaggtgGACCTGGTCGTGTGTCTGGTCTGTGGCAGTGGTGGAGATGAAGAGCGTCTGTTGCTGTGCGACGGCTGTGACGACAGTTATCACACGTTCTGCCTGATTCCTCCGCTGAGCGACGTCCCCCGAGGAGACTGGCGATGTCCCAGGTGTCTGGCTCAGGTGAGCTGGTGTCGCCACAACGAGCTTGTCTGAAAATTAGGatacaaatgtttttgtctgaaaaacaaatgaaacacatttgttcacagttttttttgtctcacgtGCAGGAATGTAACAAACCTCACGAGGCGTTTGGGTTCGAACAGGCGTACAGAGATTACTCCCTGCGGGCGTTCGGGCAGATGGCCGACGCCTTCAAGTCTGATTACTTCAACATGCCGGTTCATGTGAGTTGAACATGACTCATGATAAATCTGTGAGTCGGTGTCATTTGTGGTTTATGATACTTTTTAAACAGTACTGGTACCAGAACCGATactttcttcatttaaaaaagcacaaaattaataattgtattaaatgttaatagtttaaagaatattttaaggtaaaaatatgaaaaagtgcaaaactcttatacatttacataacaaataaaacacatcataATTCagtgaaaaacagatttttgacatgttgccatggaaacactgTCTTGCCTCTAATGCCTCGACTGTCCGGTGGTGCTGAGCACAAACGCCAAACATCCCGGTGTCAAAACCTGTGGCGTGAAACACGACGGGCTACGAGCTAACTGTAGCTAAAGCTACGTGCTGCCAGAGCCATGTAGAGAGAGGGTTGTTGTTGACAAGGTACATGCGGTGATTGGTCGGTCGGTGTTCAGGTCTCTCTGGTGagtgttttgtcttgtgttttacaGATGGTGCCGACGGAGCTGGTGGAGAAAGAGTTCTGGCGTTTGGTTGGAGCAATCGACGAGGACGTGACTGTGGAGTACGGAGCAGACATCGCCTCAAAGGAGTTCGGGAGTGGATTCCCGATTCCCAATGGAAGGTTGAAGGTCACAGCAGCGGATGAGGTAAACTGATCCCCACACATCTGCATAGTCACAACATGTTCTGATTCCTGTGTTGGTGAGTTTGTCGCCTCTCTTGCAGAAATACCTGAGTTGTGGCTGGAACCTCAACAACCTGGCGATGATGAACCCGTCCATCCTGACTCACGTCACCGCCGACATCTGTGGGATGACGCTACCGTGGCTCTACGTGGGCATGTGCTTCTCGTCCTTTTGCTGGCACATCGAGGATCACTGGAGCTACTCCATTAACTACCTGCACTGGTACTGAGCTGCTCCACTCGTCTCTTTGGTTTGTGTTGCTCACAATCTGCCCTGTCAATCTTCATACAACGAAACTCTTGTGTGAACTTGATCAACTTCTAGGGGGGAACCTAAGACCTGGTACGGAGCTCCTGGTTTTGCCGcggagcagctggaggaagtGATGAAGAAACTGGCCCCGGAGCTGTTTGAGTCTCAGCCCGACCTTCTGCACCAGCTGGTCACCATCATGAACCCCAACACCCTGATGGCCTACGGAGTCCCAGTACGTGTTGACGTGACTCTTCATATCACAgatgatatttgttttattcttccaAGGTCATTGATCTTCTTCTtgtgtctcctctgctccagATCTACAGAACCAACCAGTGCGCCGGTGAGTTCGTGGTCACGTTTCCTCGAGCGTATCACAGCGGCTTCAATCAGGGCTTCAACTTCGCTGAGGCGGTGAACTTCTGCACCGTGGACTGGGTAAGAGTCACGTCATGTACCTTATCACGACAAGTCAAAGTCACCAAGAAAACTTAGTccttgtaaaagaaaagaaaatatcaataaGAATTCTTTCgtatttaatttactttaaaacatatttcaaaaacagCAGCTACACACAAGTACGGATATTTAACTATCCGCTTCCAGACTGAAACACTGACGTCTGGAAATGTTCCTCATTGCAAATGTCCACAgatattttctgtaacttttcCTTGCAGCCCCAAaggaacatttacagaaaatgtcagagtgaacTCTTGTGAGAAGCAGGAAAAACTTCAGTCGACAAGATGACGACTGTGATCAAAATCTTTTCTTTGGGCAGCGACTCGTCGTTCGTCTTGTGTGACCTCGGGGAAATGTTCATGTTGAAAACATCGTTAGAAGTATTCAAGTAATAAAAGGACCAATTCCAGATGATTTATTAGGCGTTTTTAGGAAAGATTCCAGTAAATATCAACaaactatatatttataatatattctGACTCCTGTGAAACCAGATGCCTCTGGGCAGACAGTGTGTCGACCACTATCGCATGCTGCACCGCTACAACGTCTTCTCCCACGATGAGATGGTTTGTAACATGGCATCGAAGGCCGGAACTCTGGACGTGGTCCTGGCGTCCGCCGTCCACAAGGACATGGTCGCCATGATCCGGGAGGAGCAAGACCTGAGGGACAAGACCACGAAGATGGTGAGATGCTCCTCATGTTCGTACACTCACAGCTGTTGTCCGGAACAACTATTCAGTGTTTAAGGTGACAACCATACCTCAGTTTTGATCCCTGtacatactaacacacctgaaaacacatgtcacatgtcaTCATGTACGCTGGGCTTGTATGCcgctgtaaacaggaagcagattgttcCTCTGCAGTTATGAACGAGAACCAACAATAATGAAGAGACAGACGAGTGGGAACCAGAACTCAAAGGAAATGTTCACAACGTCTCGACTGCATCATCGTTTCCAACTTTTCAAACTAAACCGGAGCGAGCAGCCTTTCCAAACCTTGAGAGCGTTGCAGCGGTGACGCTCGCTGCGTTGGGCTTTGCTTCCATTGCTTtcaacttcttttctttttcttgtctcaCACCTTCAGGGGGTGAGACACGTGAAGGAGGCAAAGTACGACCACCTGCAGGACGACGAGCGTCAGTGCGCCAAGTGCAGGACGACCTGCTACCTGTCGGCAATCACCTGTCGCTGCAGCCCGGGAGTCCTGGTCTGTCTGCACCACATCGACGACCTCTGCTCCTGCCACATGGACGACTACACACTGAAGTAATGtcatgaatatgtttgtgtatatttcaTTATGTCTGTGCCATATCATAAGGTTCTATGTGCGGCTGCAGTTACAGATACACACTGGACGAGCTGTTGCCAATGATGAGCGCCGTGCGGTGGCGAGCGGAGCTGTACGATGACTGGGCCGCCCGAGTGGCCGAGACGCTGGAGGCCaaactggagaagaagaaaggtcaACACAAGAACACATATATTTGACATATTAACTTTATAGAACACAATATCTGCTCACAAGTCTGTCGATTTGACATATTACAGCTTTGTCATaattttccaaacaaaatgtctttcgGTGACCAAATGCCCAGTCATGTCTGAAAGCTTCTGAACATCATATTTCATGAAGGCTACTTGGAAGCACAAACTGTGAACGTTGTGGTTCCTCAGGTTTGCCGGTCTTTCGCTCACTTCTCTCTGAATCTGAGGAGAAGTTGTTCCCAGAGAACGACCTCCTGCGGCGCCTTCGCCTCGTCACACAAGACGCAGAGAAATGTTCGTCGGTGGCGCAGCAGCTGCTGAACGGCAAGAGGCAGACGAGGTAATTAATCATCAGACTCATGTAGAGATGAGACGTCTTCACATTTCTGTGGGGTTgattcctgcccccccccccccccaggtatCGGTGTGGTGGAGTAAAGTCCCGGAGCCAGTTGacggtggaggagctgagctcGTTCGTCAGGCAGCTGTACAACCTCTCCTGCAGCCTCCCGCAGGCGCCTATGTTGAAGGTAGGACACGCCCCCTGTGATgtcacacaataaaacaacagctgAGAAACCTCGTGCTCACAGAAGATGACCGATCAGAGTGACTTGTGACTTCTCTTAGCTTTGTTTAGatccagaacaaaaaaacatggagtTCATTTCTCTGTGGTTTTATTAATATCTCAAACTTTGAGACACAACATGTCAAATATTAAACACGTGATCATCTGACAGATTGTTGATCGTTCAGACTGCTTCGCTCTCATCCTCATTACTACGTTTTAggtttaaaacgcatcactgttgctacggttCCTCCCGCGGTCAAACCTGCTCTGGAGTTTTTGGGTCACTCTTCCTGATTGGACCTGATCCATCTGAACTCGACCACCAAGAGGATaaactgtgtcaacactttgTGTCAGCGACAGTTTCTCTCTGATGGACGAGGATCGttcagtttttatatatatatatggacgGAGCCCAGAAGTTTTCTGGAGCGCTTCATTAGGCTGAAAACCATCCAAgtagttttctgttttcaggtATATAAAAGCATCATTTTCCATTTAGGAACTCTTGAACCGCATCGAAGACTTCCAGCAGCACAGCGAGAAGGTCCTGACAGACGAGGTTCCCGGCGTCATGGAGATCCAGAGTCTGTTGGACGTGAGCTTCGACTTTGACGTGGAGCTGCCCGAGCTTCCTCGTCTGAGGGCGAGGCTGGAGCAGGCTCGCTGGCTGGAGGCTGTGCAGCAGGCTGGCGGCCGGCCCGCCGCCCTGACTCTGGAGACCATGAGGAGGCTCATCGACCAGGGTGTCGGCCTGCCGCCTCACCCGTCCGTGGAGAAAGCCATGGCTCGTCTTCAGGAGCTGCTCACCGTGTCCGAGCACTGGGAGGATGAGGCGAGCGGCCTCCTCGCGTCAAGGTGAGGCGGCGCCGCCCGACACACGACCACGTTCAAACCTCGGGGTCAAAGAAAACATCCGGGACATCGACAAGAAGACGTTGTGATGTCATGATATGTTGATAGCAGCTTTTATGTATCTTATAATCATGAAATATTACGTCAGTGCTCCTGATTTTGCTTCATTTTAATTACAGCTAGTGCAAAATGCTGCGACTAGAATATTCACCAAGATCAACAAAAAGTGAGCATCACGTTTAGTTCTGCCTCATTCCATTGGTTCTCAGTGCTGTTACACATTAACTGTCACGAGTGCTTTCCAAGGCTTTTAATGGCATGGCTGCAgcatctcctcttcatcacacCTCTCCGAGTCTCCTGCAGCAGAATCAAAAACATTCATGACTTAATCTTTAAGATGTTTGTCAAGACGTTAAGAGTCTTGCTCTAAAACCTCCCTGTGCAGATCAGTTCAACATCAGGTCAGAGTGTCTGAAGACAGTGACAGAGCTTGTTATAGTTTATATAATACATATTAATTAGCTACAGTACATGACTGTGTCCTCTCGCCCTGCAGACCTCCACACTCCATAGAGACACTCAGTGCTGCAGCTGAGAGGTTGTCTGGCGTCGTCGCCCACCTCCCGACCTGCCTGCTCCTGAGCGACGCCGTCAGAGCGGCCCGGTCGTggctgcaggaggcggagcagctgcaggtcagAGCTCAGCTTCACCTCCTCACGTGTGGAACACAGCggatgtttctctctgttgagTGTGAGTCTGTTTGTTTCAGGCCAGTGGTTGTGTGCCGCGTGTGAACAGCCTCTCGGACCTGGTGTTGCGAGGACGAGCTGTCCAGGTCCACCTAGAGCCTCTGGACCGGCTG from Scophthalmus maximus strain ysfricsl-2021 chromosome 3, ASM2237912v1, whole genome shotgun sequence carries:
- the kdm5bb gene encoding lysine-specific demethylase 5B-B codes for the protein MSQPRPDEFQPPPECPVFEPSWEEFEDPFAFINKIRPIAEKTGICKVRPPPGWQPPFACDVDRLHFVPRIQRLNELEAQTRVKLNFLDQIAKFWDLQGCALKIPHVERKILDLYKLNKLVADEGGFDLVCQDRRWTKIAVQMGFAPGKAIGSHLRGHYERILYPYNLFQSGANLLAPDTVSKLMRLDSDGERDECVQKPVQSVQSPNTKAQRPPAPTPVTCPAARRAKRMKCEDVCVKTEPSELGENRPNLRRRMGSFVAKSEPEKEILIPVKQEPVEIKEPVIEADKFKSRYKKFLPPVPPSPVDLVVCLVCGSGGDEERLLLCDGCDDSYHTFCLIPPLSDVPRGDWRCPRCLAQECNKPHEAFGFEQAYRDYSLRAFGQMADAFKSDYFNMPVHMVPTELVEKEFWRLVGAIDEDVTVEYGADIASKEFGSGFPIPNGRLKVTAADEKYLSCGWNLNNLAMMNPSILTHVTADICGMTLPWLYVGMCFSSFCWHIEDHWSYSINYLHWGEPKTWYGAPGFAAEQLEEVMKKLAPELFESQPDLLHQLVTIMNPNTLMAYGVPIYRTNQCAGEFVVTFPRAYHSGFNQGFNFAEAVNFCTVDWMPLGRQCVDHYRMLHRYNVFSHDEMVCNMASKAGTLDVVLASAVHKDMVAMIREEQDLRDKTTKMGVRHVKEAKYDHLQDDERQCAKCRTTCYLSAITCRCSPGVLVCLHHIDDLCSCHMDDYTLNYRYTLDELLPMMSAVRWRAELYDDWAARVAETLEAKLEKKKGLPVFRSLLSESEEKLFPENDLLRRLRLVTQDAEKCSSVAQQLLNGKRQTRYRCGGVKSRSQLTVEELSSFVRQLYNLSCSLPQAPMLKELLNRIEDFQQHSEKVLTDEVPGVMEIQSLLDVSFDFDVELPELPRLRARLEQARWLEAVQQAGGRPAALTLETMRRLIDQGVGLPPHPSVEKAMARLQELLTVSEHWEDEASGLLASRPPHSIETLSAAAERLSGVVAHLPTCLLLSDAVRAARSWLQEAEQLQASGCVPRVNSLSDLVLRGRAVQVHLEPLDRLEALMVDVQTWKESAAAAFLQKDSALTLLEVLSPRCEVGSDRSPKRKSKKGKEFPKSNKKKTPGLNTLTDVERALSESRDSASAMETLVELRLRELESFSNLRAANESKLLPTADCMDLKVCVCQKPPMGAMLQCELCRDAFHSLCVRDTSDSCNSQPWLCPHCRRSEKPPLTKVLSLHSALRRLGARLPEGDALNHVVQTTIDWQHRAQQISKTCHLPELEERAETPPTLSHWVSGGHDAQDNTQAPSLTPEWNRTGPAQTVFYTEQRCIPLQGLSGELEELMVEGLLLQVSLPEVQSLYHTLLDRASDPPTDGRMSSPQDESTDKHVQFNSQGNNLPQNQNCVDASREIMTSSEKKAKRHLEKEELDAERRLKEKKLSHKRQKMNKKKLQRRPTSTSPRSDFSQSDDSDEEMAVCPAERCQLPEGEEVDWVQCDGSCNQWFHQVCVGMTTEMAEKDDYICVTCSLREDRK